The following proteins are co-located in the Sulfitobacter guttiformis genome:
- a CDS encoding P1 family peptidase — protein MKPGPTNSMSDVGGLRVGNAQDTSLKSGTTVVVGDAPFVTSVAVMGGAPGTRETDLLAPDKSVAAVDALVLSGGSAYGLDACSGVMDGLRSDGRGFRVGPAQIPLVPGAILFDLLNGGDKGWSDNPYRALGLMAYKNATEAFEIGSVGAGTGALTAMLKGGLGTASLVLPDGSTVAALVAANPVGAVTTPGDRHFYAAPFEMAGEFGGLGPDPASGLGLSRESRKMAALSPRTNTTIAIVATNAALTKAECHRIATAAHDGIARACVPAHTPNDGDLVFALTTGALPAADVLLTGHAAALCLSRAIARAVYAATPADTDIMPCWRTANADV, from the coding sequence ATGAAACCCGGCCCCACCAATAGCATGAGCGATGTAGGCGGCCTGCGCGTCGGTAATGCCCAAGATACCTCCCTCAAATCCGGTACAACAGTGGTAGTGGGAGATGCGCCGTTCGTGACCTCTGTGGCCGTCATGGGCGGCGCACCCGGCACGCGCGAGACGGACCTTTTAGCACCTGATAAATCCGTGGCGGCAGTGGATGCTCTGGTGCTTTCGGGCGGTTCTGCATACGGCCTTGATGCCTGCTCGGGCGTAATGGACGGATTGCGCAGCGATGGTCGCGGCTTTCGCGTTGGTCCAGCCCAAATTCCGCTCGTGCCGGGTGCGATCCTTTTTGATCTGCTAAATGGAGGCGATAAAGGCTGGAGTGACAATCCCTACCGCGCATTGGGTCTTATGGCCTACAAAAACGCGACAGAAGCATTCGAGATTGGCAGTGTCGGCGCAGGCACAGGCGCGTTGACAGCGATGTTAAAGGGCGGCCTTGGCACTGCATCACTGGTTTTACCGGACGGCAGCACGGTCGCAGCCCTTGTCGCGGCCAATCCGGTCGGCGCAGTAACCACACCCGGGGATCGCCATTTCTACGCAGCCCCTTTCGAGATGGCCGGCGAATTTGGCGGGCTCGGCCCCGATCCGGCAAGCGGTTTGGGCCTCAGCCGCGAAAGCCGGAAAATGGCCGCTTTATCGCCGCGCACAAACACCACCATAGCAATCGTCGCTACCAACGCGGCCCTGACAAAAGCTGAATGTCACCGTATTGCGACCGCAGCACATGACGGCATCGCACGCGCGTGTGTCCCTGCCCACACGCCGAACGACGGTGATCTAGTATTTGCGCTTACTACCGGCGCATTGCCCGCGGCAGATGTATTGTTGACCGGTCATGCGGCAGCCTTGTGCCTGTCACGGGCCATCGCCCGCGCTGTTTATGCCGCCACCCCGGCCGACACTGACATCATGCCATGCTGGAGGACTGCCAATGCCGATGTTTGA
- a CDS encoding alpha/beta fold hydrolase has product MPMFERKSITLHYELSGKGPPLLLIAGMMSDSASWAPIVPLLEPHFTLIRPDNRTTGRTVPWNAPASVDLFAEDCAALLEHLDAEPAHVLGHSLGGMIGMRLACAYPARVRTLTLAAAAPLRLERNVALFKTLLAIRQSDAAPDVWLNALFPWLFSPALYDLDGAVAQAAMISLSYPHAQTSAAMAHQIAALDGYAPDAVADLPCPAQALLAADDLLLPAALAQATLGDMPVHITANAGHSIHWDAPDAVANNLRQFIALQEEKAT; this is encoded by the coding sequence ATGCCGATGTTTGAGCGCAAATCAATCACGCTGCACTATGAGTTGTCCGGCAAAGGCCCGCCACTTCTGCTCATCGCGGGCATGATGAGTGACAGTGCCAGTTGGGCACCAATCGTGCCTTTACTCGAACCGCATTTCACCCTCATTCGACCCGATAACCGCACGACAGGCCGCACTGTGCCATGGAATGCACCAGCATCGGTTGATCTTTTTGCCGAAGATTGCGCGGCGCTTCTGGAGCATCTTGATGCGGAGCCTGCGCATGTTCTGGGTCACTCTCTGGGCGGGATGATCGGGATGCGCTTGGCATGTGCCTATCCTGCGCGTGTAAGAACCCTTACCCTCGCAGCCGCCGCTCCCTTGCGGCTTGAGCGGAACGTGGCGCTGTTCAAAACCCTTCTGGCAATCCGCCAAAGCGATGCTGCACCCGATGTCTGGCTGAATGCCCTGTTTCCGTGGCTGTTTTCGCCAGCACTTTATGACTTGGACGGTGCTGTAGCGCAGGCCGCGATGATCTCCCTTTCGTATCCCCACGCACAAACCAGTGCCGCCATGGCGCACCAGATTGCAGCGCTTGATGGCTATGCCCCTGATGCTGTCGCGGACCTGCCCTGCCCTGCGCAAGCATTACTCGCGGCGGATGATCTTTTATTGCCGGCGGCGCTCGCTCAGGCGACCTTGGGGGATATGCCCGTTCACATCACTGCGAATGCGGGCCACTCTATTCATTGGGACGCACCCGATGCCGTCGCAAACAACCTGCGTCAATTCATTGCCCTGCAAGAGGAGAAAGCGACGTGA
- a CDS encoding tetratricopeptide repeat protein, which translates to MKTDLYGLPVTCQNPSTCTAINDFIHGFLSYQPKATNILGAADADPDCALANAYAALLWMFLEAPLAPEKAAPYIARANAARGGITAREGDIIDAATAWTKGDVPRLLEICDHITTEHPRDMAILKLAQYHLFNQGDATGMLRMALKALPEAADIAYSHGMIAFGYEQCHLISRAEQAARHAMALQHDEAWAHHAIAHVMLTEGRVAEGAAFMESVASTWDGLNSFMRSHNWWHLALFYISLGRHDDVRRAYDTHVWGLAKDYSQDQVGAASLLARMEFAGVEVGDRWADVAGHIAARGGDTVNPFLSLQYLYALARTGRPEASTMMQAITRRSNDSTAHDHIAWRDVALPAAKGIMAHACADWSTAITQMARALPRMAECGGSHAQRDLFEQIHLDALVKDGRASSAQQVLEMRRTYDPDGVPLNLLLGDVYEKTGLPALAEEARGRAKSTLSSLHN; encoded by the coding sequence GTGAAAACCGACCTCTACGGCCTGCCAGTGACTTGCCAAAATCCGAGCACATGCACCGCAATCAATGACTTCATCCACGGCTTCTTAAGCTACCAGCCCAAAGCCACGAATATCCTCGGCGCTGCCGATGCCGATCCTGATTGCGCTCTTGCCAATGCCTACGCCGCATTGCTGTGGATGTTCCTCGAAGCACCTCTCGCGCCGGAAAAAGCGGCCCCCTATATCGCCCGCGCCAATGCCGCACGTGGTGGCATTACCGCGCGTGAGGGGGACATTATTGATGCTGCCACCGCATGGACAAAAGGGGATGTGCCAAGGCTGCTGGAGATTTGTGACCATATAACCACCGAGCATCCCCGCGACATGGCGATCCTGAAACTTGCACAATATCACCTATTCAACCAAGGCGATGCCACAGGAATGCTCCGAATGGCGCTCAAAGCGCTGCCAGAGGCTGCGGATATCGCATATTCGCACGGTATGATCGCATTCGGTTACGAGCAGTGCCACCTTATCAGTCGCGCCGAGCAAGCCGCACGACACGCCATGGCCCTGCAACACGACGAGGCGTGGGCCCATCATGCCATCGCCCACGTTATGCTCACCGAAGGGCGCGTGGCCGAAGGTGCCGCATTTATGGAAAGTGTGGCAAGCACGTGGGATGGCCTCAACAGCTTTATGCGCAGCCACAACTGGTGGCATCTTGCATTGTTCTACATCAGTCTGGGGCGGCATGATGACGTGCGCCGTGCTTATGACACGCATGTATGGGGTTTAGCCAAGGATTACAGTCAGGATCAGGTGGGTGCGGCCTCTCTGCTGGCTCGGATGGAGTTTGCGGGTGTCGAAGTCGGAGACCGGTGGGCGGACGTGGCCGGACACATCGCAGCGCGAGGCGGCGATACTGTTAATCCGTTCCTGTCATTGCAGTACCTGTACGCCCTAGCCCGCACTGGAAGACCCGAGGCTTCTACGATGATGCAGGCCATTACACGGCGCTCCAACGATAGCACCGCGCACGACCATATTGCATGGCGCGATGTTGCACTGCCCGCAGCCAAAGGGATCATGGCCCACGCGTGTGCGGACTGGAGTACAGCAATTACTCAAATGGCCCGCGCCCTGCCGCGAATGGCCGAATGCGGTGGCAGCCATGCCCAGCGCGACCTGTTCGAGCAAATCCATCTCGATGCGCTTGTCAAAGACGGTCGCGCATCCTCCGCGCAGCAGGTGTTGGAGATGCGCCGGACGTATGATCCGGATGGTGTGCCGCTGAACCTGTTATTGGGGGATGTCTATGAGAAGACCGGCCTGCCTGCACTCGCCGAAGAGGCCCGTGGTCGCGCAAAATCCACACTGTCATCATTGCACAACTGA
- a CDS encoding DUF805 domain-containing protein gives MNKEWYYALEGTSHGPVSQADFEQLVAAGTVRSDTLVWQEGMEDWLPYARAGSVGAAPLPPRAPMGEGQDPARSDANTFVGALKDGFARYVDFKTRSTRSQYWWFTLWSVIFSIATAIIDTTIGMGDTGPTGLLASLAMFLPSIAVAIRRLHDIGRTGWWILLIVIPLIGWIVLIVFYCTKTEEQPNQWGPVPQR, from the coding sequence ATGAACAAAGAATGGTATTATGCACTCGAAGGCACCTCCCATGGGCCTGTCAGCCAAGCAGATTTCGAGCAGCTCGTAGCGGCGGGTACCGTGCGCAGCGATACACTCGTCTGGCAGGAAGGTATGGAAGACTGGCTTCCTTATGCCCGGGCGGGTAGCGTCGGAGCGGCCCCCTTACCGCCACGGGCACCGATGGGCGAAGGCCAGGATCCTGCCCGCAGTGACGCCAACACATTTGTTGGCGCGCTTAAGGACGGATTTGCCCGCTATGTGGATTTCAAAACCCGCTCTACGCGCTCTCAATATTGGTGGTTCACACTATGGTCGGTTATCTTCAGCATCGCGACAGCAATCATTGATACAACCATCGGCATGGGTGACACGGGCCCAACAGGTCTACTGGCATCTTTGGCGATGTTTCTGCCTTCTATAGCAGTAGCAATCAGGCGGCTTCACGACATCGGGCGCACAGGTTGGTGGATACTGCTTATCGTGATCCCACTCATCGGCTGGATCGTTCTGATCGTATTTTACTGTACCAAGACCGAAGAGCAGCCCAATCAGTGGGGGCCGGTGCCGCAACGCTAA
- a CDS encoding fumarylacetoacetate hydrolase family protein, with protein MAFVFPAPPQASLAVQGTDERFPVRRIFCVGRNYEAHAREMGNDPDREPPFFFTKPSDAACDTPLTIPYPPLTEDLHHEIELVIAIGKGGANIAARDVPDHIWGASVGIDLTRRDLQAEAKETRRPWDWGKAFDLSAPIAAIKPIADVPSLTNGRIWLAVNGVVRQDADIADLIWSVSDHIATLSQSITLAPGDIVMTGTPAGVAAIVEGDVITGGVEGIAELEVAIGPRA; from the coding sequence ATGGCGTTTGTTTTTCCCGCCCCGCCCCAAGCCAGCCTTGCCGTTCAAGGCACCGATGAGCGCTTTCCAGTGCGGCGTATTTTTTGCGTTGGCCGCAATTATGAGGCCCACGCACGCGAGATGGGTAATGATCCTGACCGCGAACCGCCTTTCTTTTTCACCAAACCGTCAGACGCGGCCTGCGATACGCCACTGACTATTCCATATCCTCCGCTGACAGAGGATTTGCACCACGAGATCGAGTTGGTGATCGCCATTGGCAAAGGTGGCGCGAACATTGCAGCGCGTGATGTGCCTGATCACATTTGGGGAGCTTCGGTCGGGATCGATCTGACCCGCCGCGATTTGCAGGCAGAAGCGAAAGAAACGCGCCGTCCGTGGGATTGGGGCAAAGCGTTTGACCTTTCTGCGCCCATTGCTGCAATCAAACCCATCGCCGATGTACCTAGCCTGACAAACGGGCGGATCTGGCTCGCCGTGAATGGTGTTGTGCGGCAGGATGCCGATATCGCAGATTTGATCTGGTCGGTCTCGGATCATATCGCGACCCTCAGCCAAAGTATCACTCTTGCCCCCGGGGATATCGTGATGACAGGCACCCCTGCCGGTGTTGCCGCAATCGTTGAGGGTGATGTGATCACTGGCGGCGTTGAGGGGATTGCGGAATTGGAAGTGGCAATCGGCCCGCGCGCCTAA
- a CDS encoding sulfotransferase family protein, producing the protein MGFPGTWMTESESVVYRVVPKCACSTIGQIMYYSDHGVFFDGDIHDATGGLHKWALENSQEPIARNVQSHSSYAFTCVRNPYTRILSSFFDKICGIQRNGKRYRGNLVPLLTQKYGIDVGGDDGKQEFDQIASFRRFLLFARDTIRWRRPMDPDIHWSGQAGHVSTFIVNGGNYDKIVWTETFNDGMRDVLDAVQTPHAVDLATIPRFNESEGHGPKRAHPVEDYFDDLSMHLIYEIYKRDFNLFKYDFENPANKMPIGEIDLDEVHAKLGD; encoded by the coding sequence ATGGGTTTTCCCGGAACCTGGATGACCGAGAGCGAGAGCGTTGTGTACCGTGTGGTGCCGAAATGTGCATGCTCCACAATCGGGCAAATTATGTATTATTCCGATCATGGCGTGTTTTTTGACGGTGATATACATGACGCGACGGGCGGTTTGCATAAATGGGCACTGGAGAACAGTCAGGAGCCTATTGCGCGAAATGTTCAATCCCACAGTTCCTATGCCTTCACTTGCGTACGTAATCCTTACACCAGAATTCTGAGTTCGTTTTTCGACAAAATTTGCGGGATCCAACGTAACGGTAAGCGGTACCGTGGTAATTTAGTACCACTTTTGACACAGAAATACGGGATTGACGTGGGCGGTGATGACGGGAAACAGGAGTTCGACCAGATTGCGAGCTTCCGGCGCTTTTTGCTGTTTGCCCGCGACACCATCCGCTGGCGGCGCCCTATGGACCCCGATATTCATTGGTCGGGTCAGGCGGGGCATGTCAGTACGTTTATCGTGAATGGGGGAAACTACGATAAAATCGTCTGGACCGAGACATTTAATGATGGCATGCGTGATGTGCTCGACGCGGTACAGACACCACATGCGGTCGACCTTGCGACGATCCCTCGTTTCAACGAGAGCGAAGGGCACGGCCCAAAACGCGCGCACCCTGTCGAGGATTACTTTGACGATCTGTCGATGCATCTGATTTATGAAATCTACAAACGTGATTTCAACCTGTTCAAATATGATTTTGAAAACCCGGCTAACAAGATGCCGATTGGCGAGATCGACCTTGATGAGGTGCACGCAAAGCTGGGCGATTAA
- a CDS encoding DUF5928 domain-containing protein, translating into MAKIAYILLCHKDPDAIIKQADRLTAVGDYMSIHFDANADPAQYKAIRTALADNPNVTFAAKRIRCGWGEWSLVQATLHAVESAVEAFPRATHFYMLSGDCMAIKSGEYTHRFLDNNDGDFIESFDYFESDWIKTGWTEERLIYRHWFNERTQKKLFYWMFNLQKRFGLSREIPADIQVQIGSQWWCLRRQTIEAILEFCKKRRDVIRFFRTTWIPDETFFQTLVRHMVPEKEIQPRTLTFLMFTDYGMPVTFYNDHYDLLLSQDYLFARKISPDAQDLKRRLGLLYSAQGVNFQISNEGRSLFKFLTGRGRIGRRFSTRFWETESTLGRERELLIVVCKKWHVAKRVLERIRQSTNVPAIEYVFNEEDAQLPALGGIEKTLGKRTRHRRALMRMLFDYFETDRLIVCIDPSNLDLLQDFASDRSVTRILEIDCTFSEDYLIGHAMRVGLAGDQTSQETLDRLLPTIRNDMVFESDAIRDAQFENHCRIREVASPDDNAGELAKFLGVGRDKAYEIASTDYLFAD; encoded by the coding sequence ATGGCGAAAATTGCCTACATCCTGCTGTGTCATAAAGACCCGGACGCCATTATCAAACAGGCGGATCGGCTTACAGCCGTGGGTGACTATATGTCGATCCATTTTGATGCGAATGCAGACCCAGCCCAGTACAAGGCGATCCGGACGGCCCTTGCCGATAACCCGAACGTAACTTTTGCCGCAAAACGTATTCGTTGCGGTTGGGGGGAATGGTCGCTTGTACAGGCGACATTGCATGCAGTGGAATCCGCCGTTGAGGCATTCCCGCGGGCTACGCATTTTTACATGCTGTCAGGCGATTGCATGGCAATTAAATCCGGTGAGTATACTCACCGCTTTCTTGACAATAACGATGGCGATTTCATCGAAAGCTTTGATTACTTCGAGAGTGACTGGATCAAAACCGGCTGGACCGAAGAGCGCTTGATTTACCGTCATTGGTTCAATGAGCGGACGCAGAAAAAACTGTTTTACTGGATGTTCAATCTCCAAAAGCGGTTCGGTCTCAGTCGTGAAATCCCTGCCGATATTCAGGTTCAAATCGGTAGCCAATGGTGGTGCTTACGCCGCCAGACCATCGAGGCGATCCTTGAGTTCTGCAAAAAGCGTCGTGACGTAATCCGGTTTTTCCGGACGACCTGGATTCCTGACGAGACATTTTTCCAAACGCTGGTCCGTCATATGGTGCCAGAAAAGGAAATACAGCCGCGCACGCTGACTTTTTTGATGTTCACCGACTACGGTATGCCGGTCACGTTTTATAATGACCACTATGACTTGCTGCTCAGCCAGGACTATCTGTTTGCGCGCAAAATCAGTCCGGATGCCCAAGACCTAAAGCGGCGATTGGGTCTTTTGTACTCTGCTCAGGGGGTGAATTTCCAGATCAGCAACGAGGGTCGTAGTCTGTTCAAATTCCTGACAGGGCGCGGGCGGATCGGGCGAAGGTTTTCAACCCGCTTTTGGGAAACCGAGAGCACACTGGGCCGTGAGCGCGAACTACTCATCGTTGTGTGTAAAAAATGGCATGTGGCCAAACGCGTGCTTGAGCGTATTCGCCAAAGTACAAATGTGCCCGCCATTGAATACGTCTTCAACGAAGAAGATGCCCAACTACCGGCCCTTGGTGGTATCGAAAAAACACTGGGTAAGCGAACGCGCCACCGCCGTGCATTGATGCGCATGTTGTTCGATTATTTCGAGACGGACCGGCTGATTGTTTGCATAGATCCTAGCAATCTCGATTTACTTCAGGATTTTGCTTCGGACCGCTCCGTAACGCGCATATTGGAAATTGATTGCACGTTCTCTGAGGACTATCTAATCGGTCACGCTATGCGTGTCGGCCTTGCAGGCGATCAAACGTCCCAAGAAACACTTGACCGATTGCTGCCGACCATCCGCAACGACATGGTTTTTGAAAGCGACGCCATCCGCGACGCCCAGTTCGAAAACCACTGCCGCATTCGTGAAGTAGCTTCACCAGATGACAATGCCGGAGAACTTGCAAAATTTCTGGGAGTGGGCCGTGACAAGGCCTATGAAATCGCCAGTACCGACTATCTTTTTGCTGATTAA
- a CDS encoding HIT domain-containing protein, with protein MAYTYDDQNIFAKILRGEIPNTTVLETEHSLAFRDLYPQAPVHVLVIPKGPYVSYDHFAAHASDAEIVDYTRAIGEVCKLEGITIDASDGFRMISNAGDHGVQEVPHLHVHILGGRRIGRMVQPAG; from the coding sequence GTGGCCTATACGTATGATGACCAGAATATTTTCGCCAAAATCCTACGCGGGGAAATCCCAAACACGACCGTGCTCGAGACAGAGCATTCGCTCGCCTTCCGCGATCTTTACCCGCAGGCGCCTGTGCATGTGCTCGTCATCCCCAAGGGTCCCTACGTGAGTTATGACCACTTTGCCGCCCATGCATCAGACGCTGAGATTGTCGACTACACACGCGCCATAGGCGAAGTCTGTAAGCTTGAGGGCATCACCATCGACGCATCAGACGGTTTTCGCATGATCAGCAATGCTGGCGATCACGGGGTTCAGGAAGTGCCCCATTTGCATGTGCATATTCTGGGCGGCAGACGGATCGGACGGATGGTTCAACCGGCAGGCTGA
- a CDS encoding DUF1523 family protein, translating to MGLIRWTFWITVWLIIAAFFHYTLPQVDIVRVTDTYEKRIDPGENRLFWAKADVGTDGTIANRDVFFIQTRRVGGDVMVYRNEDTGWGWPPYFKFDTSNLQAEAGDLKSAEANPRYVAIKHYGWRNEFLTIFPNAISVRAVDGPDASKGIPWLNIILLTLIAAVVYGIWVRWRRFRKARIDPTVEAIEDDLAEASGAVTSWFGSWRKKK from the coding sequence CTGGGTCTTATCCGTTGGACATTCTGGATCACCGTCTGGTTGATTATTGCGGCTTTTTTTCACTACACTTTGCCGCAAGTGGACATCGTGCGGGTGACAGACACCTATGAAAAGCGAATTGATCCGGGCGAGAACCGCCTGTTCTGGGCAAAGGCGGATGTAGGAACTGATGGGACAATAGCCAACCGCGATGTATTTTTCATCCAGACCCGCCGCGTGGGCGGGGACGTGATGGTCTACCGCAATGAGGATACTGGCTGGGGCTGGCCGCCTTACTTCAAATTCGACACATCCAACCTGCAGGCTGAGGCGGGTGACTTGAAGTCAGCCGAGGCGAACCCCCGCTATGTTGCGATCAAGCATTATGGCTGGCGCAACGAGTTTTTGACGATTTTCCCGAATGCGATTTCTGTTCGGGCGGTTGATGGGCCTGACGCCTCAAAGGGCATTCCGTGGCTTAACATCATCCTCCTGACGCTGATTGCGGCGGTGGTCTATGGCATCTGGGTCCGTTGGCGGCGGTTCCGCAAAGCGCGCATTGATCCAACCGTTGAGGCGATTGAGGATGATCTGGCAGAAGCATCTGGTGCCGTTACGAGCTGGTTCGGCTCGTGGCGCAAGAAAAAATGA
- a CDS encoding cupin domain-containing protein has translation MTQAMTRMEKTGEPVIGAPPTGDIIDGAPEFRTWKLDDVDGLRCGLWQCTPGKWSMTYDVWEYVRILEGKAIITPADEDPVELEAGDSYILRVGLRCTWDVKQTILKEFVIRA, from the coding sequence ATGACCCAAGCAATGACACGGATGGAGAAAACTGGCGAACCGGTGATAGGCGCACCGCCAACCGGCGATATCATTGACGGCGCGCCAGAGTTTAGGACATGGAAGCTTGATGATGTCGATGGCCTGCGCTGCGGCCTGTGGCAGTGTACGCCGGGAAAATGGTCGATGACCTATGATGTCTGGGAGTATGTGCGTATCCTTGAAGGCAAAGCGATCATAACGCCCGCCGATGAAGATCCGGTCGAGCTGGAAGCAGGCGACAGCTATATCCTGCGGGTCGGCTTGCGCTGCACATGGGACGTGAAACAGACCATACTGAAGGAGTTTGTGATCCGCGCATGA
- a CDS encoding alpha/beta hydrolase yields the protein MKLDDAYANGAYIEGAETYPPRWEAAAKAFREELGARAQLGVRYGPSDRQTFDFFQPEGVARGTVIFVHGGYWKAFDPSVWSHLAAGAISRGWAVAMPGYDLCPDVRITDITRQIAAAVTKVSDRTFGGPIALVGHSAGGHLVGRMTDPLILPSEIRERIKQIVAISPVADLTPLMDTSMNDILRIDTAEAQAESLVSMQPPHGLDVTIWVGTDERPAFLEQAEQISRSWGARRTVEEGKNHFNVIDALSDPESPMVKALLGLK from the coding sequence ATGAAGCTGGATGATGCCTATGCCAACGGAGCCTATATCGAGGGCGCAGAAACCTATCCCCCCCGTTGGGAAGCCGCCGCAAAGGCCTTCCGAGAGGAGCTGGGCGCACGTGCGCAGCTGGGTGTACGATATGGCCCGTCGGACCGACAAACGTTTGATTTTTTTCAGCCCGAGGGCGTGGCTCGAGGCACAGTAATCTTTGTACATGGCGGTTACTGGAAAGCCTTTGACCCAAGCGTTTGGTCGCATCTGGCAGCGGGTGCCATTTCCCGCGGTTGGGCTGTTGCAATGCCAGGTTACGATCTGTGCCCTGACGTTCGCATTACTGATATTACCCGCCAGATCGCGGCGGCGGTGACCAAAGTTTCGGACCGGACCTTCGGCGGGCCGATCGCCCTTGTTGGTCACTCAGCAGGAGGACATCTGGTGGGGCGGATGACGGACCCGCTGATTCTGCCATCGGAGATTCGGGAGCGGATTAAACAGATCGTCGCGATTTCGCCTGTCGCTGATCTTACGCCGCTGATGGATACAAGCATGAATGATATACTGCGTATTGATACAGCAGAGGCCCAAGCGGAAAGCCTTGTGAGCATGCAGCCTCCGCACGGGCTTGATGTGACGATCTGGGTCGGCACGGATGAGCGCCCGGCGTTTTTGGAGCAGGCGGAGCAGATTTCGCGTTCATGGGGCGCGCGGCGTACCGTTGAGGAGGGCAAGAATCATTTCAACGTAATTGATGCATTGTCAGACCCCGAAAGCCCGATGGTCAAAGCTCTGTTGGGTCTCAAGTAA
- a CDS encoding NAD-dependent succinate-semialdehyde dehydrogenase, translating to MTASTTDLKSMLKDPSLLETRAYIGGKWVEGDDGTFDVMNPSRGDVVAKVANLSRAQVAGAIAQAEAAQKEWAKWTGKERAAVMRKWFDLMMENQDDLGAILTAEQGKPLAEAKGEIAYGASFIEFFGEQAKRIYGETIPGHQRDKRITVIKQPIGVAASITPWNFPNAMITRKAAPALAAGCAFVARPAAETPLSAIVMGVLADRAGIPAGVFNVVPSSSSSAVGKEFCENPAVRKLTFTGSTEVGRILMKQAADQVMKCSMELGGNAPFIVFDDADLDAAVEGAILCKFRNNGQTCVCANRIYVQAGVYDTFAAKLKVAVEKLKVGDGFAEGVTLGPLINPAAGEKVKEHIDDALSKGATVLLGENGAMDGNFLPPTIITGVTQDMMVAQEETFGPLAPLFKFDTVDDVIAMANDTIFGLASYFYAKDLSRVYKVAEALEYGIVGVNTGLISTEVAPFGGVKQSGLGREGSHHGIEDYLEMKYICMSV from the coding sequence ATGACTGCTTCGACAACCGACCTGAAATCAATGCTCAAAGATCCAAGCCTACTCGAAACGCGTGCCTATATCGGGGGCAAATGGGTAGAGGGCGATGACGGGACCTTCGATGTTATGAACCCGTCACGCGGAGACGTTGTGGCAAAAGTGGCGAATTTGAGCCGCGCGCAGGTCGCAGGCGCCATCGCGCAAGCCGAGGCAGCACAAAAAGAATGGGCCAAGTGGACCGGAAAAGAGCGCGCAGCAGTTATGCGCAAATGGTTCGACCTCATGATGGAAAATCAGGATGATCTGGGTGCGATCCTGACCGCCGAGCAGGGTAAACCGTTGGCAGAAGCCAAGGGCGAGATCGCTTATGGCGCATCCTTCATCGAGTTTTTTGGCGAGCAGGCCAAACGCATCTATGGCGAGACTATTCCCGGCCATCAGCGTGACAAGCGGATCACAGTAATCAAGCAGCCCATCGGCGTCGCCGCCTCGATCACACCGTGGAATTTTCCCAATGCGATGATCACCCGCAAGGCCGCGCCCGCGCTGGCCGCTGGTTGTGCATTTGTCGCGCGCCCTGCCGCGGAAACCCCGCTGAGCGCCATCGTGATGGGTGTACTGGCAGATCGTGCAGGCATCCCCGCAGGCGTATTCAACGTCGTTCCGTCCAGCTCTTCCTCCGCCGTGGGCAAGGAATTCTGCGAAAACCCTGCCGTGCGCAAACTGACGTTCACAGGCTCGACCGAGGTCGGCCGTATCTTGATGAAACAAGCCGCTGATCAGGTCATGAAATGTTCGATGGAACTGGGTGGCAACGCACCTTTTATCGTATTTGACGACGCCGATCTGGATGCAGCAGTAGAGGGTGCTATTCTGTGCAAATTCCGCAATAACGGCCAGACCTGCGTATGCGCGAACCGTATTTACGTGCAGGCGGGTGTCTATGACACCTTCGCCGCCAAGCTGAAGGTAGCCGTTGAAAAGTTGAAAGTCGGTGACGGCTTTGCCGAAGGCGTGACCCTCGGACCCTTGATCAATCCGGCAGCGGGCGAAAAGGTCAAAGAGCATATCGATGACGCACTTTCGAAAGGGGCTACCGTCCTGCTCGGCGAGAATGGCGCGATGGACGGTAATTTCCTGCCGCCAACGATCATTACCGGTGTGACGCAGGATATGATGGTCGCACAGGAAGAAACCTTCGGCCCCCTCGCACCGCTGTTTAAATTCGATACCGTGGACGATGTCATCGCCATGGCGAATGATACGATCTTTGGCTTGGCCAGTTATTTCTATGCAAAGGATCTCAGCCGCGTCTACAAAGTGGCAGAAGCACTGGAATACGGCATCGTTGGCGTAAACACTGGCCTCATCTCCACCGAAGTTGCCCCATTTGGCGGCGTGAAGCAGTCGGGTCTGGGTCGCGAGGGTAGCCACCACGGCATCGAGGACTATTTAGAAATGAAGTATATCTGCATGAGCGTCTAA